A window from Pongo abelii isolate AG06213 chromosome 6, NHGRI_mPonAbe1-v2.0_pri, whole genome shotgun sequence encodes these proteins:
- the SEC61G gene encoding protein transport protein Sec61 subunit gamma — translation MDQVMQFVEPSRQFVKDSIRLVKRCTKPDRKEFQKIAMATAIGFAIMGFIGFFVKLIHIPINNIIVGG, via the exons ATGGATCAGGTAATGCAGTTTGTTGAGCCAAGTCGGCAGTTTGTAAAGGACTCCATTCGGCTGGTTAAAAGATGCACTAAACCTGATAGAAAAG AATTCCAGAAGATCGCCATGGCAACAGCAATAGGATTTGCTATAATGGGATTCATTGGCTTCTTTGTGAAATTGATCCATATTCCTATTAATAACATCATTGT tgGTGGCTGA